A window of uncultured Litoreibacter sp. contains these coding sequences:
- a CDS encoding DUF6356 family protein: MSSTTEHTTSKPGFFATFRTHPASVGETYLGHMGFALRFACKLFVAAGAALVHAFIPPLCETTASRKVKELYEMCHHRGAQD; encoded by the coding sequence ATGAGCAGCACAACAGAACACACCACCTCAAAACCAGGTTTCTTCGCCACATTTCGCACCCACCCCGCCAGCGTCGGGGAAACCTATTTGGGCCATATGGGTTTTGCGCTGCGGTTCGCGTGCAAGCTGTTCGTGGCCGCTGGCGCTGCTCTGGTCCACGCATTCATTCCGCCGTTGTGCGAGACCACGGCGAGCCGGAAGGTCAAAGAGCTATACGAGATGTGCCATCACCGCGGCGCGCAGGACTGA
- the rpmG gene encoding 50S ribosomal protein L33, with amino-acid sequence MAKPTTIKIRLNSTEGTGHFYVTKKNARTMTEKMVVRKYDPVARKHVEYKEGKIK; translated from the coding sequence ATGGCGAAGCCAACCACGATTAAGATCCGCCTGAACTCGACCGAAGGCACGGGCCACTTCTACGTGACCAAGAAAAACGCCCGCACCATGACCGAGAAGATGGTCGTGCGCAAATATGACCCTGTTGCGCGCAAGCATGTCGAATACAAAGAAGGCAAGATCAAGTAA
- a CDS encoding class II glutamine amidotransferase, whose translation MCRLAAWAGAPIALEDIVIRPSHSLLEQSQDATEAKLAVNGDGFGFAWYDAAGQGPGLYRDVLPAWSDGNLTSLCQMIRSPLFLAHVRASTVGETARVNCHPFQHGRWSFMHNGQIGGFLRIKRRLEGLLPDALYHARAGTTDSEMLFLLLLAHGLEQDPADAVARVLDLLRELRQPDEPPHRITCVLSDGVSLYAFRYASDKKCPTLYQCRAKTGVILASEPLDGETSGWEPVPPLHLLQVSDRKSTLTPLVQTMVAA comes from the coding sequence ATGTGCAGACTTGCGGCTTGGGCCGGCGCGCCGATTGCGTTGGAAGACATCGTCATCCGCCCGTCCCACTCGTTGTTGGAGCAAAGCCAGGACGCAACCGAGGCGAAGCTTGCGGTGAATGGCGACGGGTTCGGTTTTGCCTGGTATGACGCTGCGGGGCAGGGGCCGGGATTGTACCGCGACGTGCTGCCTGCATGGTCGGACGGCAACCTGACCAGCCTGTGCCAGATGATCAGATCCCCGTTGTTTCTGGCCCATGTCAGGGCGTCGACCGTAGGGGAAACCGCCCGCGTCAACTGCCACCCGTTCCAACATGGGCGTTGGTCGTTCATGCATAACGGTCAAATTGGCGGTTTCCTTCGGATCAAGCGGCGGCTGGAAGGGCTGCTGCCTGACGCGCTGTATCATGCGCGCGCCGGAACCACGGATTCAGAGATGTTGTTTCTACTGCTTTTGGCACATGGGTTGGAGCAGGACCCCGCGGATGCCGTTGCGCGTGTGTTGGATTTGCTGCGCGAATTGCGCCAACCTGACGAGCCGCCGCATCGCATTACATGCGTACTGTCGGACGGCGTCTCACTATACGCGTTTCGGTACGCCTCGGACAAAAAATGCCCGACATTGTATCAATGCCGGGCAAAAACGGGGGTCATACTGGCGTCGGAGCCGTTGGACGGGGAGACCTCGGGTTGGGAACCAGTGCCCCCGCTTCATCTGCTGCAGGTCAGCGACAGGAAGAGCACCCTGACACCGCTGGTGCAGACAATGGTTGCGGCCTAA
- a CDS encoding Bax inhibitor-1/YccA family protein, which produces MQEYVRTGQSTAGISAEEMDVGLRAHMNKVYGTMSVGMLITFAAAWALSNLAVSATPTEYQIGANEYLTGLGVALYASPLKWVVMFAPLAFVFGFSAMINKMSAATAQVVFYVFAAVMGVSLSSIFLVFTGYSIAQVFLITAIAFAGLSIWGYTTKKDISGWGSFLIMGVIGLIVASIVNVFIGSPAIMFAVSALGVLIFAGLTAYDTQKIKNDYIQMAFAGDQEWLGKSAIMGALNLYLDFINMFIFLLQLFGNRE; this is translated from the coding sequence ATGCAGGAATACGTCAGAACAGGGCAATCTACCGCCGGCATCTCCGCCGAGGAGATGGATGTCGGTCTGCGCGCTCATATGAACAAGGTCTACGGCACCATGTCCGTGGGCATGTTGATCACGTTCGCCGCGGCTTGGGCCCTGTCCAATCTCGCCGTCAGCGCGACACCAACCGAATACCAAATCGGGGCCAATGAGTATCTCACCGGCCTGGGTGTGGCGCTTTACGCCTCGCCGTTGAAATGGGTCGTGATGTTCGCACCATTGGCCTTTGTGTTCGGCTTCAGCGCCATGATCAACAAAATGTCCGCCGCAACGGCGCAGGTCGTGTTCTACGTCTTTGCCGCCGTGATGGGTGTGTCGCTTAGCTCGATCTTCCTGGTCTTCACCGGGTATTCAATCGCGCAGGTCTTCTTGATCACCGCAATCGCCTTCGCGGGCCTCAGCATCTGGGGTTACACCACGAAGAAGGACATCTCCGGTTGGGGGTCGTTCCTGATCATGGGTGTGATCGGTCTGATCGTGGCGTCGATCGTCAACGTCTTCATCGGCTCGCCGGCAATCATGTTCGCCGTGTCCGCGCTGGGTGTGTTGATCTTCGCGGGCCTCACTGCCTACGACACGCAAAAGATCAAGAACGACTACATCCAGATGGCCTTCGCGGGCGATCAGGAATGGTTGGGCAAGTCCGCGATCATGGGGGCGTTGAACCTCTATCTGGACTTCATCAACATGTTCATCTTCTTGCTGCAATTGTTCGGCAACCGCGAATAA
- a CDS encoding GNAT family N-acetyltransferase encodes MEIRPTTRRDIAAVDALLAASYPVLLKADYPPSVLVTALPLISRAQPKLVTCGTYYGVFEGQTLVGAGGWTMAAPGGAQSRAKAAHIRHVVTDHRRVREGGGRLLMAHIFAKAAEAGVNFLACQSTLTAAPYYRAMGFEGEQVISVPLRAGIDFPAVSMGRALP; translated from the coding sequence ATGGAGATACGCCCTACCACCCGCCGCGACATTGCGGCCGTAGACGCCCTGCTGGCGGCCAGCTACCCCGTCTTGCTGAAGGCGGACTACCCGCCCTCGGTGCTGGTGACTGCTTTGCCGCTGATTAGCCGTGCGCAGCCCAAGCTGGTGACCTGCGGGACGTATTACGGTGTGTTTGAGGGCCAGACGCTGGTCGGGGCGGGCGGCTGGACGATGGCGGCACCCGGTGGGGCGCAGTCGCGGGCCAAGGCGGCCCATATCCGCCATGTGGTCACTGACCACCGGCGGGTTCGTGAAGGGGGCGGGCGGTTGCTGATGGCGCATATCTTTGCGAAGGCCGCAGAGGCGGGCGTGAACTTTCTGGCGTGCCAATCCACGTTGACCGCTGCGCCCTACTACCGCGCCATGGGGTTCGAGGGAGAGCAGGTGATCTCGGTCCCGTTGCGGGCGGGGATCGACTTTCCGGCCGTTTCCATGGGGCGGGCGCTGCCTTAA
- a CDS encoding Lrp/AsnC family transcriptional regulator has translation MTDSIDKIDRAILAILQNDATLSVDAISERVSLSRNACWRRIKQMEEAGILKARVALVDATKIGLGLPVFVLMRAADHSPDWLAKFDRAVRILPEIIGAHRMSGDLDYVLRVQVADVADYDRFYKRLIELVPVRDISASFVMENIKDTTALPV, from the coding sequence ATGACAGATTCTATAGACAAAATTGACCGCGCCATTCTGGCGATCCTGCAAAATGATGCCACGCTTAGTGTCGATGCCATCTCTGAGCGGGTGTCCCTGTCGCGCAACGCGTGCTGGCGGCGCATCAAACAGATGGAGGAAGCCGGCATCCTCAAGGCCCGCGTGGCGCTTGTGGACGCGACAAAAATCGGCCTCGGCCTGCCGGTGTTCGTGCTGATGCGCGCGGCAGACCATTCGCCCGACTGGCTGGCGAAATTTGACCGTGCCGTGCGCATATTGCCGGAAATCATCGGTGCGCACCGCATGTCAGGCGATCTTGACTACGTGCTGCGGGTGCAGGTGGCCGATGTGGCCGATTACGACCGGTTCTACAAAAGGCTGATCGAACTGGTGCCGGTCCGCGACATTTCCGCGAGTTTCGTGATGGAAAACATCAAAGACACCACCGCGCTGCCCGTCTAG